A DNA window from Penaeus vannamei isolate JL-2024 chromosome 5, ASM4276789v1, whole genome shotgun sequence contains the following coding sequences:
- the LOC113814277 gene encoding gastrula zinc finger protein XlCGF57.1 produces MEKIEKFEHYLAGTTNFPYKMSSFGDCNYSGIDNFKLFQNNVLNVDQGLSPTYRHFECACSKIFSNKADFTRHLRVHTGEKPHTCPDCGKEFSLKGNLTKHMQLHTDEKSYYCPECNKAFLKKVYLDQHMRVHTGEKPFKCTECDKAFSLKGNLTQHMMLHTGTKSYHCTVCSKLFLKKSYLTQHMRIHSGDKPYKCTICEKAFSLKGNLSQHLKRHSGIKPHKCEECGKSFALKGALNEHIKVHGGEKPFKCPECDKAFNRKVYLVQHQRVHTGEKPFDCSECGKSFSQRSILNQHMKQHRERSFKCVECHKIFVKKICSPLNKQDKLGLGPVMCTDCQEELAMEDAFDQNSSLENSSEHSYKYSASEEDFSLKSASDHDPPDVPELQEPLHRHEQLLQAQCNARNLLSRNSESSRETFKDMITKRPDFDRRHTPEYEVEQEKYSVEYKKLTTLWLNSRQNFIREQNELDVKRNEDTP; encoded by the coding sequence atggaaaaaattgaaaaattcGAGCACTACCTGGCTGGTACGACGAACTTCCCGTACAAAATGAGCAGCTTCGGTGATTGCAACTATTCAGGTATTGACAACTTCAAGCTCTTTCAGAATAACGTTCTCAATGTCGATCAGGGCTTGTCGCCCACGTATCGGCACTTTGAATGTGCCTGCAGTAAGATATTCTCCAACAAAGCCGATTTCACCCGACATTTGAGAGTTCACACTGGAGAAAAACCCCACACCTGCCCAGATTGTGGGAAAGAATTCTCCCTCAAGGGAAATTTGACCAAACACATGCAGTTGCACACAGATGAGAAATCCTACTATTGTCCTGAGTGTAACAAGGCATTCCTTAAAAAGGTGTATTTGGATCAACACATGAGAGTGCACACTGGGGAAAAGCCGTTTAAGTGTACAGAGTGTGACAAGGCCTTCTCCCTAAAAGGTAACCTTACACAGCATATGATGCTACACACAGGCACCAAATCATACCACTGTACAGTGTGTAGCAAATTGTTTTTGAAGAAGAGTTACCTAACACAGCACATGCGGATACACAGCGGTGATAAGCCATATAAATGCACGATTTGTGAGAAGGCCTTTTCCCTGAAAGGAAATCTGTCCCAGCACCTGAAACGGCATTCTGGAATCAAGCCACACAAATGTGAAGAGTGTGGAAAATCGTTTGCTTTAAAGGGTGCACTCAATGAACATATCAAAGTACATGGAGGAGAAAAGCCATTCAAGTGTCCAGAATGTGATAAGGCTTTTAATCGGAAGGTCTATTTAGTTCAGCATCAGAGAGTACACACTGGAGAAAAGCCGTTTGATTGCTCAGAATGTGGGAAGTCATTCTCCCAAAGAAGCATCCTTAACCAGCACATGAAGCAGCATAGAGAAAGATCTTTCAAGTGTGTTGAATGTCATAAGATATTTGTGAAGAAAATCTGTTCTCCCCTAAACAAGCAAGACAAACTAGGATTGGGCCCAGTGATGTGCACTGATTGCCAGGAGGAATTAGCCATGGAGGATGCCTTTGACCAAAACAGCAGTCTCGAAAATTCTAGCGAGCATTCCTACAAGTATAGTGCTTCTGAAGAGGACTTCTCACTCAAATCAGCAAGCGACCACGACCCTCCAGATGTTCCTGAGCTGCAGGAGCCTCTACATCGGCATGAGCAACTGCTGCAAGCCCAGTGTAATGCAAGAAACCTCTTGTCTAGAAACAGTGAGAGCTCCAGAGAAACATTCAAAGACATGATAACCAAGAGACCAGACTTCGACAGAAGACACACTCCCGAGTATGAAGTTGAGCAAGAAAAATACAGTGTGGAATACAAGAAACTCACAACACTATGGTTAAATTCAAGGCAGAATTTCATCAGAGAACAAAATGAGTTGGACGTCAAAAGGAATGAAGACACACCGTAA